A single genomic interval of Spirosoma linguale DSM 74 harbors:
- a CDS encoding conserved hypothetical protein (KEGG: dat:HRM2_45510 hypothetical protein): protein MDTSLKKTLIVGATEKAGRYANLAAYRLLRHGFDIALVGLKEGQIEGRPIQVGQPDLENIDTVTMYVGPQNQPPLYEYIKRLKPRRVIFNPGAENPEFERQLKAEGIEPIEACTLVMLSVGTY from the coding sequence ATGGATACAAGCTTAAAGAAAACCCTGATTGTAGGCGCTACTGAAAAAGCCGGCCGTTACGCCAATCTGGCCGCCTATCGTCTGCTTCGACATGGGTTCGATATAGCGCTGGTTGGCTTGAAAGAGGGGCAAATAGAAGGGCGCCCAATTCAGGTAGGCCAACCGGATCTTGAAAACATCGATACCGTAACAATGTACGTTGGGCCGCAGAATCAGCCACCTTTATATGAGTACATTAAACGTCTCAAGCCCCGACGGGTTATTTTTAATCCTGGTGCGGAAAATCCGGAATTTGAACGACAGCTAAAAGCCGAAGGCATTGAGCCAATTGAGGCTTGTACGCTGGTTATGTTATCAGTAGGAACGTATTGA